TCGACGAGGGGGGCAGGCGGGCCGTCTCGAGGCGACGACGCAGAAGCCGAGTACCGCGCGCGGAAGATACTCGAGCGCGCGGGAGTCGATACGGGAACCGCGTCGCCGCTCGACATGGAGGGGCTCGTTCGATGACGCTTCGAACGCACCTCGAACGCCTCGCGGACGCGGGCGAGCTGGTGACCATCGACGAGCAGGTCCACTGGGACGAGACTGCGGCTGCCGTCGGACGCGAGGCGATTCGATGCGGCGGTCCCGCGACGCTTTTCGACGAAACCCCGGAAACGGTACGATTCGCGAGCGGCGTCTACGGCGGTCCGAGCCAGTTCTCGAGCCGATCACACCATCCCGGACGGCGGGTCGCACAGGCGCTCGGGCTCGGCGCCGACTGTTCGTACGTGGAGTTGCTCGAGCACCTGTCCGGGCGCGAGACGGCCTCGCTCGAGGACCGACGAACCGAGCCGGCGGCGACCGACACCGACGACTCGGGAGACGTCCACGCCCTCGGCCTGCCGACGGTCGGAACCGAGCGGTACCCGCTCGTCTCGCTCGGCCTGCTCGCCGCTGAGAACGACGGGACGACGACCTGGGTGCCCATTCGCGGACAGGCCCTCCACAACGATCGACTCCGACTGTCGGTTCCCGAGGCATTCCTCGAGTGGTCTGAGCCGGAGTCGGGGGCGAGCGTGGTTCTCGGCGCGTCGGCCTGCTCGCTCGTCGCGGCGCTACAGGGCTGGACGCAGGATCGGACCGCGCCCGCGGTCCCCGAACGCGCCGCGGGACTGGCCGACGTATCGCTGTCGACCGTCGGTTCGCGGGTTGTGCCGGCCGACGCCGAGGTCCGAATCGACGGTGCGATCCGCGTCGTCGAGGCCGCACCGCGCGGACCGAGCGCCGCCTGGGAGCTGACGTGTGACACCGCGACCGTGGAGCTTCGGGTCGACGAAATCGTCACCCGCGAGTCGCCGATCGTTTCGTTCACGCCCGCAACCGGCCCGATGACGGACGATCTGCACCTGACGAGTCTCGTCGAGGCCGCCCAGCTATACAGGCGGGTCAACAACTACTGGGGTGTCTCGCCGGTCGAGTGGATCCAACTGCCCGTCGAGGCCAGCCTCGGGCTCTGTATCGTCTCGAGCGAGATCCTCTACGCCGGGTTCGAGTGGCAACTCGCGAACACGCTCTTTTCGTTCTCGAACGTATTCGACAAGGTCGTCGTGTTAGACGAGCAGGCCGACCCGACGAACCTCGCTCGAGCGGTCAACGACATGTGGGTGAAAGCGCACCCGGCGAACGACTGGACCTTCAGCGAGCCGAACGCGCCCGCAGCGACCGCGACGCGGTATCGTCGCGACGGCGAGACCGGCGCTCGGCTCTACGTCAACGCCACGTGGGACCCGCGCTGGGACGAAGAGTACATCGCGCCACGGGTAACCTTCGAGACGACGTTCTCGGAGAACGTCCTCGAGGCCCTAGACGAGCGCTGGGAAGCGCTCGGACTGGACGAACTGCTCGGTTCGCGGGACCAGACGGCGGTTTCGGAGCACTTCCATGAGTGAACGCGTTCGGATCGACGTCGGCGAGGGCTCGCCGGAAGGCGCGAACAGCGCCTATCTGCTACCCGACCGCGGCGTCCTCATCGACCCGGGACCGCCGACCGAACGGGCGTGGTCGAACCTGCTGGCTGGCATCGCAGATGCGGCGGCGTCGATCACCGACCTCGAGCACGTCCTCGTGACCCACTGGCACGTCGATCACGCGGGTCTCGCCCCCCGAATCGCCGAGCGAGCGAACGCCGAACTACACGTCCATCGCGCGGATTCGCCCCTGATCGGCGACTACGCGAGCGAGCGAGAGCGCCGCCTCGAGCGCGACGAGCGGACGCTCGCGCGCTGGGGCGTTCCCGAAGCGAGACGAACAACTGTACTGGACGGCGACACGCCGTCGCCGCTTCCCGATTCCTTCCCCGTCAGGGCACGTGACGACGGCGACGTGATCGCCGGCGTCGAAGTGGTTCACACGCCGGGGCACACGGGCGGCCACGCGTCGTTTCGTACCGCGGACGACCTCTACCTGGGCGATCTGCTGTTGCCGACGTACACGCCGAACGTCGGCGGGAGCGACACGCGCCTATCCGATCCGCTCGCGATGTATCTCTCGTCGCTGGACCGACTCGAGGACGCGCCCGATCGCGGCCGTCCGGGTCACGGAACGACGATCGAGATCGAGGCGGCCTGCAAGGAAGTCCGCGAGCATCACCGCGAGCGCGCTCGAGCGTGCTTTCGGGCGCTCGAGCCGACGGAGAGTGCCGCGAGCACGCCGTGGGCCGTCGCACGGGAGTTGTTCGGCGAAATGTCCGGCGTCCACGCGAAGTTCGGGGCGGGCGAAGCCGCCGCCCACCTCGAGCGGTTGGCCGCGCTCGACCTCGTTCGACCACTCGAGGGAGAGCCGGTCGAATACATCCGCGCCGTCGAGTCGTACCCCGACGAGATCGATCTATCCGCGTGATCCTCGCTGTGCTCGCGGGCCCGCGGTGGACCGATCAGGCCCCCTCGAGTAACTCGAGGGTTCGTTCGTCGAACGCGGTCGGCTCGCCCGCCTCGTCGAAACAGCCGTAGTCGGTCGTTCCCCGAATACTCGTCCGGCCGTCGCTCGAGAGCGTGTGCTCGACTCGAACCGTCTCCCGGTCGACGCCGATCACGTCGCACTCGACCTCGAGCGTCGACTGGAACCGAACCGGCGACTCGAACTCCCATCGCCAGTCGCGCATCCGAAACGGAACCCGACCGTCGTACAGATCGGCGACGTCCGCGCCGCGGCGCTCGACGTGTTCTTCTATCGCGATCGTGGCGAGACGCGGGTACTCCTCGAAGTACGCGAGCGTCGCTCCCTCGGCCAGCGGACTGCGGACTCGAGTCGTCGAGGAAAACGACGGGAGTGCGTCGGAATCCGTCTGGTCTGGTTCCCGACCCGGACCGACGGGCGGCGATCGAGAGACTTCCGACTCCTCGAAGGAGGCGCGTGCGGAGTCGGGAAGCGACAGCGCGCTTCCGTCGGGACCGATCGTGACGTGGGTCATCTGTGCGGTCGCCAGTGTGGCTCCGTCGTCGTCGACGACGTCGTACGTCAACTCGACGCTCGAGTCGCCGACGTTCGTCGGGGTCGCTTCGACGCCGATCGTGTCGCCGACCGCCGGATACCGGGCGACCGACGCCGTGTTCACGACGGGCGCGTACGGGATGCCGTCTTCCTCGAGAATGCCTTCGAACGAATCGTCGGCCGCGTTCGTGATCGCCTGCGTCGATATTAGCTGCCAGTCGAACAGCGTCGAACTGCTCACGAGCGGGCCTGCGAGTTCCCCGAACTGCACTCGGTGAGAGGTAATCGTTTGCACGGTCGGGATATCGGCGAGCACCGTTAGGAACGTGCAGGATTCGGTAATTTTCACCGCATCGAAGGAAGGCGTGGGGGATCGGATCTGACGCGGTCGTTCGATTCGATCCGACCGGGTTCACGGTGAACGCTGCGCTATCGGCCGATCGCGAATAGCGAGTGAAAAACGGTATCGAAACGGGGACGGGCTACCCGATTACTCGTCGGAGCCGGGTTCTTTGTCGCCGAGTTCGACGCCGAGGAAGTCCGGTTCGCGATCGTCGAGGAAGGCGTCGACGCCCTCTTTGGCGACATCGGAGCCGAGCAGACGGTTCTGCAGTTCGCGCTCGTGGGCGAGCGCGTCCGAAAGCGGCATCTCGAGGCCCTCGTTGACCGCGAGTTTGTTGTTGCCGACGGCGACGCTCGCTTTCGAGGCGATCAGCTCCGCGAACTCGAAGGCGGCATCTTCGATCTCGTCCGGCGGGTGAATCTCGTCGAAGATGCCCTTCTCGGTCGCTTCCTCCGGCGTGAGCGTCTCGCCGGTGAGCATCATTTCGAGCGCCTCCGAGCGGTCGATGTACCGCGGGAGCAATTGGGTGCCGGCCTCGCCCGCGATGAGTCCGAGGTGGATCTCGGGCATGCCGATGTTGTAGTTCTCGTCGTTGCCGACGTACCGGAAGTCACAGGCGAGCGCGAGCTCGAGCCCGCCGCCCATGCAGTGACCGTTGACCATCGCGATGAAGATGGTGTCTGTCGTCCGCATCTTCATGATGATCTCCTTGCTCGTCTGGCTCGCGTAGCCGACCTGTCGGCCCGAATCCTCCTGGAGGACCTGGATGTCGAATCCCGTCGAGAAGAACTTGTCGTTCGCACTCCCGAAGAGAACCGCGCGGACGTCCTCGTCGAATCGAACCGCCTCGACGGCCCGCTGGAGCTCCAACAGCACGTCGATGTCGTGTGCGTTCGCCGGCGGCCGATCCAGCCGGAGTGTGCCCACGTGGTCGGTTACTTCTGTGGTGAAATACTCCAGATCCAGCTCACTGAACGGTCGGAGTTGCATACAGGACACTCATTGGCGTCCACCTATAAGTAGCTTTCTTTCCAATGTGAAATTCAATAGAATTGAAATAATAAGATAGCTGGTGCTATGGGCGCGGGCAGTCTCTTCCCGACGCGGCGGTTACCGACCGGTTTCCGGATTCGCGCCGTCGTACTTGATCCGTTCGAACATCGTGTTGCAGCCGTTGCAGTAGTACTGCGTCTTCGAGATTTCGCTGCCGAACGCGGACTCCCGCTCCGTGTCCTCGCTCCCGCAGAACGGACACAACACGGTCGAATCGGAGACGTGATCGTTCATCGTCGTCAGTTCATCGTGTACAGCTGGTTTTTCTCGCCCCGGAGCTGCTCGACGTCCGTTTGGCTGATCGAGCCGGAGTCGGACCGTCGTCGCTTCTCGTCCCAATCCTCGAGAGCGGGTTCGTCCCACTCGACGCCCTCGAGCGAGACGTCGGTCCCCTCGAACAGGCGCTGGTAGTGGTCGATGTAGGCGTCACGAATGTCAGCGACCGACCGGTCGGTGAAGCCGGCGGTGTAGACGGGATCGGCTTCCTCGTCGTACTCCGACGGGCCGATGAGCGCGAGCGCCTGCGGTAACGTCGTCTCGAGGGTTTGCTGGACCGTTTCGGGATCCTCCTCGGCGAGCGTCTCGAGGCGGGCGTCGTGGTACTCGAGGTGGAAGTACTCGTCTTCGCCCATCTTGGTGAACATGCCGTCTAGATCCTCACGGTCGATCGCATCGATGAGGTACCACGCGGCGCGATCAGCAGGCGCGATCGAGGCGACGTACTCCGTCCAGTTCCCGTCGATCCGATCGAGACAGGCGGCGTTCGCGAACTCCTCGGGATCCCGCCCACCGTTTATCCACTCGAGGTCGCGTCCCTGTCCCTCGAGTTCGCGCGCGAGTTGGCGAACGTGACCGATCTCCTCCTGTGCCGCGCTCGCCCCGCCGATGTCGTCCTCGAGCGAGGGTCCGGAGAGGCTCCACTCGGCATAGCGGTGCCCCAGGAGGAGCTTCGTGTCGGAGATCGCCTGCACGTAGTCAACCGCGGGTTCTGGCCACTCACTCACCGGCGACCACCTCGCGTTCGGGCTGTTCGCCGCTGACCTCGTGGAGGTTCTCCTCGCGGACGACGGCCAGGTAATTCCAGTCTTCTTCGTCGAAGGTGTTGTAGGCGTACATCTGTGCAAGTTTGTCGCTCTGTGCGGTGACGGTACCGATGTGGAGGGTATCGTCACCCTGGTTTATTCGTGCGAATACTTCGTACTTCATCGGTGATTAGAGGCTGATACCGGACTCGCGCATCTTTTCGCGGACCGGTTCGGTGAGCATGTCCTTCGACCAGACGGGATCCCAGACGACCTCGACGTCGACCTCGTCGACGCCGTCGGTCAGCGATAGGCAGCTCTCGATGTCGTTCTGGATCATGTCGTAGGCGGGACAGCCCATACACGGGTAGGTCATTTCGACGGAGACGGTGCCGTCGGATTCCTCGACGTCGTAGATCATCCCCATCTCTACGAGGCTGACGGGAATGTGCGGATCCGGGATTTCGTCGATCATGTCCCAGAGTTCCCGCTCGAACGGCGTCGCGTCGGCGCGTCGGTTCTCGACGAACTTGCCGGCCAGATCGGTTCCGACGGAATCCGGTGCGTTTGCGCGTGCGCTCGACATTGTTACACCTCGAGCTCCACGGTTCCGGACTGGACCATGTTCACGTACTTGTCGTTGGCGGGCCCGCGCGAGCGCCACCGGTCCATGACGTCGGACCACGAAATCGGCTCGTCGAAGCGCCACTCCTTGTTGTCGGCGTCGAACGCCACCGGGAGCTCGTATTCGAGGACGTACTCGTCGCGCTCCTCGCTGTAGTGGGCGGGAACGTCGAGGTCGAGTTCGTTCATCAGCGGGAGCGTCCGAGAGAGCCAGTCCTGACGGAGTTCGTCGTTGGACTTGCCCTTGATGCGGTACTCGAGCTGGTCGTCGTGTTTTTTCTTGTCGTCGGGCATGCCGAACCACTCGACGCCCATCGGGAACATCCAGTCGATGGCCTCCTGCAGTCGGCGTTTGGTCTTCTCGCTGTTGTTCGCCAGTCGGCGCATCCACGTCTCGCCGTGACGAAGGTGGAACTGTTCTTCCTTGCTCACCTTTGTGAGCGCGCGCTTCCAGGGTGCGTAGGAGGTGTTCTCGTGGATGTCGCTGAGGAGCACGATCCCGGCGCGGTCGAAGATGCCGTGAGCCGTGACGAGCTCGGCGAAGTTCTCGATGTGCTGGTCGAACCCGTACGTGTTACGGAACTCGTGGGGCTCTCGCTCGTAGATGAGTTCGTGTCGGTCCTCGCCGAGGTCCTCGAGCAGCCGGTAGGCGATGTGACCGTGGCCGAGTTCGTCCTGGATGACGCTGATACACGAAGCGCGCGCGTCGAGCGACGGCGCGTTGAGCGACTGGTCGTAGTAGGCCGGCGCGCTCATGAGTTCGGTGTCGCCCGAGACGAGCAGGATCTGTTTGAGGGCTTTCTTGTACCCTGCGGTCATCTCGTCGGTCGATTCGATCATCTTCCCGTTCTGGAGTTCGTCCTTGAGTTGTGATTCCGTGGGCATAGCTCGTTTCGTCCGATTAGTAGTTGTCACCCCAGGGTTATAATTGTTTTCTGTATACGTCTGGCGTATTTACCGCCCGAATTGCCGATGGTATCAGTCGGACCGTTGACTTGACTATCGGAGCGGATTTGTGTCTGGACGGTAACACTACCGTTCGACGTCAGTACTCGAGACGAGACCACCACGTTTTTCGCCGATTCGAGCAGTGCCTTTTTTGGTAGTCCAACCCAGACAGTAGGACATGTCGTACGAGATACGCCACGCGAGCGTCGACGACGGCGAGGAACTGCTCGAACTCTGGCACGGGTTCACCGAACACCTCTCGAAATACGACGAGCGGTATCAGCACAAAGAAAGCGCCAACGACCGCTGGCTCCAGTACTTCGAGAGTCAGTTGCTCGATTCGAAGTACGGGACGGTCATCGTGGCCGAACACGAGGAGACGGGCGAACTCGTCGGCGTCCTCGAGGCGCGTATCATGGGGAACCATCCGATCTTCCGCCTCCAGAACCACGGCTACATCAACGGTCACTTCGTCGCCGAGGACCACCGCGGAAACGGCATCGGATCGGCGTTGCTATCGGAAGTCCACGAGTGGTTCGCAGACTCCTCGAAGGACGTCGATTTCTACCGCGTCGATACCATCGACGGCGACGCAGACTCACAGGAGTTCTACGAATCCGAGGCGTTCGACCCGGTCGAGCATGTCTACGAGAAATCGATCGACCAGGACCACTGAACCATGGTCGAGACTTACACAGTCGAGTTCATCGATGAGGGCCAGACGATCGAGGTACCGGCCAACAAGCCGGTGCTCGAGGCGGCCGAAGAGGCCGGCCTCGCACCCCCCTACCAGTGTCGGATGGGTGTCTGTGGCGTCTGCTGTGGCATGATCGTCGAGGACGGCGAAGTCGACCAGACCGAGGGGATGTTCCTCTCCGAGAGCGAAAAGGAGGAGGGCTACGCGCTGACCTGCATCGCGAAGCCGCGATCGAACTTGCGCATTCGAACCGACGAGAGCCCCTGACGAACTCGGGCGTTCGGTTGCTATTTCTACGGTTCGAGAGAATCGATTCGAAGTGTCCGTCCAGGGGACGGCCTGCGGTCCCGGGCCGAACCGCCTTGGCCACCTTCGCGTGTGCCAGGGAGCCGAGTACACGCCGCTGTCTCGAGAACGCTGCGACGCCGAGAAACGCGCTGACCGACCTTCGCGTGCGCGTCGAGCCGGACGGACAGTTCCGCCCCGAGAACGTATACGTTAGATGTATACGCCGTTGTCTGCGGCGTACGGGACTGTTCGGTCCCTTCTGGGTTCGTAGGTGACTGTCTCTCCACCGCTCGGTATCGGGCTCGAGTATTTTACGGTAATACGAATGTAATCCATTCCGGTGTGGAAATGCAATCGTCTTCGCAGGCGATGACACTCATTCGCATGCGTCGATTAGAGTCGGTTTGGCGGCTACTATCTCGCATATACGTCCTCCGTATACGGATGACGAATACGAAAAGTCCAAGCGCCGAATACGCGAGGTGCGGGGAGCGAATACGGCGATGCATGCAGGTTGAAGAGCCGATGCGCGCCGGCCGAAACGTTCGAGCGGCGTCTCGATGCCGAAACCTATCGCTCGAGTTCCGATTCTCACCACGCACGAAGCGATCCGGACGGAGCCGGCCCGCTGGAGTCGAACTGTCGGCGGTTCACGGATGGCGTAGAATTTCTCGCGGGCGGCGAAGTCTCCGCTCGAATCACACGGATGGCTCAATCGCAGCGCGAGTTCGGACCGAAGTGTCGTCAGTTACCGCAACGGGGCGAGCAGATTCGATCGGTATCGACGTCGACGGGCGGCGGGCAGATTACTGGCGCTCACGCTCGCGAAGTTCGGTTCGGCGAATCTTCCCGGTCTCCGTGCGCGGAAGCGTCTCCATGAACTCGACCGCACGCGGGTACTTGTACGGCGCGAGCGTGTTCTTGACGTGGTTCTGAATCTCCTCGACCAGCCCGTCAGAGGCCGACGCGTCGTCGGTCAGCACGACGAACGCCTTGACGATCTCGCCGCGTTCTTCGTGGGGACTTCCGGTCACGGCGACCTCCGAGACGGCGTCGTGTTCCTCGACGACGGCCTCGACTTCGGGGCCCGGAATGTTGTATCCACTCGAGATGATGAGGTCGTCGCTGCGGGATTTGTACTCGAGGCGCCCGTCCTCGCGCTGGACGAAGATGTCGCCCGGGATCGACCACCCGTCCTCGACGGCCTCGAGTTGCTTTTCGGGCCGGTTCCAGTACTCGATTCCCGTCGGGCCGCGGACTGCGAGCAGTCCGGCTTCGCCGCGGGGTACCTCCTCGCCCGTGTCGGGATCGATGATCTTGCACTCATAGCCCGGAACCGGGAAGCCGGTCGCACTGGGATCGATGTCGCCGTCGTGGCGGTGACTGATGAAGATGTGGAGCATCTCCGTGGTTCCGATGCCGTCAAGCAGCGGGATTCCGTACTCCTCTTGGAAGTTCTCGAAGGTGGTCGGCGTCAGCGGTTCCCCCGCGCTGAGG
The sequence above is drawn from the Halostagnicola kamekurae genome and encodes:
- a CDS encoding UbiD family decarboxylase; translated protein: MTLRTHLERLADAGELVTIDEQVHWDETAAAVGREAIRCGGPATLFDETPETVRFASGVYGGPSQFSSRSHHPGRRVAQALGLGADCSYVELLEHLSGRETASLEDRRTEPAATDTDDSGDVHALGLPTVGTERYPLVSLGLLAAENDGTTTWVPIRGQALHNDRLRLSVPEAFLEWSEPESGASVVLGASACSLVAALQGWTQDRTAPAVPERAAGLADVSLSTVGSRVVPADAEVRIDGAIRVVEAAPRGPSAAWELTCDTATVELRVDEIVTRESPIVSFTPATGPMTDDLHLTSLVEAAQLYRRVNNYWGVSPVEWIQLPVEASLGLCIVSSEILYAGFEWQLANTLFSFSNVFDKVVVLDEQADPTNLARAVNDMWVKAHPANDWTFSEPNAPAATATRYRRDGETGARLYVNATWDPRWDEEYIAPRVTFETTFSENVLEALDERWEALGLDELLGSRDQTAVSEHFHE
- a CDS encoding MBL fold metallo-hydrolase, translated to MSERVRIDVGEGSPEGANSAYLLPDRGVLIDPGPPTERAWSNLLAGIADAAASITDLEHVLVTHWHVDHAGLAPRIAERANAELHVHRADSPLIGDYASERERRLERDERTLARWGVPEARRTTVLDGDTPSPLPDSFPVRARDDGDVIAGVEVVHTPGHTGGHASFRTADDLYLGDLLLPTYTPNVGGSDTRLSDPLAMYLSSLDRLEDAPDRGRPGHGTTIEIEAACKEVREHHRERARACFRALEPTESAASTPWAVARELFGEMSGVHAKFGAGEAAAHLERLAALDLVRPLEGEPVEYIRAVESYPDEIDLSA
- a CDS encoding acyl-CoA thioesterase produces the protein MQTITSHRVQFGELAGPLVSSSTLFDWQLISTQAITNAADDSFEGILEEDGIPYAPVVNTASVARYPAVGDTIGVEATPTNVGDSSVELTYDVVDDDGATLATAQMTHVTIGPDGSALSLPDSARASFEESEVSRSPPVGPGREPDQTDSDALPSFSSTTRVRSPLAEGATLAYFEEYPRLATIAIEEHVERRGADVADLYDGRVPFRMRDWRWEFESPVRFQSTLEVECDVIGVDRETVRVEHTLSSDGRTSIRGTTDYGCFDEAGEPTAFDERTLELLEGA
- a CDS encoding enoyl-CoA hydratase/isomerase family protein → MQLRPFSELDLEYFTTEVTDHVGTLRLDRPPANAHDIDVLLELQRAVEAVRFDEDVRAVLFGSANDKFFSTGFDIQVLQEDSGRQVGYASQTSKEIIMKMRTTDTIFIAMVNGHCMGGGLELALACDFRYVGNDENYNIGMPEIHLGLIAGEAGTQLLPRYIDRSEALEMMLTGETLTPEEATEKGIFDEIHPPDEIEDAAFEFAELIASKASVAVGNNKLAVNEGLEMPLSDALAHERELQNRLLGSDVAKEGVDAFLDDREPDFLGVELGDKEPGSDE
- a CDS encoding PaaD-like zinc ribbon domain-containing protein; protein product: MNDHVSDSTVLCPFCGSEDTERESAFGSEISKTQYYCNGCNTMFERIKYDGANPETGR
- a CDS encoding Phenylacetic acid catabolic protein is translated as MSEWPEPAVDYVQAISDTKLLLGHRYAEWSLSGPSLEDDIGGASAAQEEIGHVRQLARELEGQGRDLEWINGGRDPEEFANAACLDRIDGNWTEYVASIAPADRAAWYLIDAIDREDLDGMFTKMGEDEYFHLEYHDARLETLAEEDPETVQQTLETTLPQALALIGPSEYDEEADPVYTAGFTDRSVADIRDAYIDHYQRLFEGTDVSLEGVEWDEPALEDWDEKRRRSDSGSISQTDVEQLRGEKNQLYTMN
- a CDS encoding phenylacetic acid degradation PaaB family protein; translation: MKYEVFARINQGDDTLHIGTVTAQSDKLAQMYAYNTFDEEDWNYLAVVREENLHEVSGEQPEREVVAGE
- a CDS encoding metal-sulfur cluster assembly factor, whose translation is MSSARANAPDSVGTDLAGKFVENRRADATPFERELWDMIDEIPDPHIPVSLVEMGMIYDVEESDGTVSVEMTYPCMGCPAYDMIQNDIESCLSLTDGVDEVDVEVVWDPVWSKDMLTEPVREKMRESGISL
- a CDS encoding Phenylacetic acid catabolic protein, whose product is MPTESQLKDELQNGKMIESTDEMTAGYKKALKQILLVSGDTELMSAPAYYDQSLNAPSLDARASCISVIQDELGHGHIAYRLLEDLGEDRHELIYEREPHEFRNTYGFDQHIENFAELVTAHGIFDRAGIVLLSDIHENTSYAPWKRALTKVSKEEQFHLRHGETWMRRLANNSEKTKRRLQEAIDWMFPMGVEWFGMPDDKKKHDDQLEYRIKGKSNDELRQDWLSRTLPLMNELDLDVPAHYSEERDEYVLEYELPVAFDADNKEWRFDEPISWSDVMDRWRSRGPANDKYVNMVQSGTVELEV
- a CDS encoding GNAT family N-acetyltransferase, with amino-acid sequence MSYEIRHASVDDGEELLELWHGFTEHLSKYDERYQHKESANDRWLQYFESQLLDSKYGTVIVAEHEETGELVGVLEARIMGNHPIFRLQNHGYINGHFVAEDHRGNGIGSALLSEVHEWFADSSKDVDFYRVDTIDGDADSQEFYESEAFDPVEHVYEKSIDQDH
- a CDS encoding 2Fe-2S iron-sulfur cluster-binding protein encodes the protein MVETYTVEFIDEGQTIEVPANKPVLEAAEEAGLAPPYQCRMGVCGVCCGMIVEDGEVDQTEGMFLSESEKEEGYALTCIAKPRSNLRIRTDESP